A genomic region of Amphiura filiformis chromosome 6, Afil_fr2py, whole genome shotgun sequence contains the following coding sequences:
- the LOC140155029 gene encoding collagenase 3-like, producing the protein MAGAEYLTFWICTVIFIVHEWNTYVQTAPVYTHKALITSDDDLSEALNYMTKYGFLRSPGSVFGYAHLVNLIKDVQFVLHVNQTGELDDDTMTALRRPRCGVKDAPVEERSVEAHVLKRNKRYTINWHKWDNRFIKYRILNYPTDSELTNAQVDEAVDRAVEQFSNVTRLIFKKITDNGYADIFIKFESWNHGDGYPFDGPNGTVAHAFVPEGIYGDYDGDVHFDDSEDFTHEGEKGYNLYQVALHEIGHSLGLEHSWVDGAVMIPDYPGYNASYALTNDEIRALQLLYGPRIPISNGKPLNPDAPCNLAYDAATMIDNKLFVFKDNRYWRLTDFETLLSYKKGQSIKKRFRGVPTPIDAIYQRPQDGNVLIFKGSQYWMYNKRDIVPSYPRSVTDLGLPDNLDAAIILDQWNKTYFFKDTQVWRYDEENQAIDYGYPYHIREVWEGTSSSTCCIQFYRR; encoded by the exons ATGGCGGGAGCTGAATATCTAACTTTCTGGATATGTACTGTTATATTTATTGTACATGAATGGAATACTTATGTACAAACAGCACCGGTTTATACGCATAAAGCATTAATTACAAGCGATGATGATCTGTCAGAAGCATTG AACTATATGACGAAATATGGGTTTCTAAGATCGCCTGGAAGTGTATTTGGCTATGCACATTTGGTCAACCTCATCAAAGATGTCCAATTTGTACTTCACGTGAATCAGACTGGGGAATTAGATGATGATACGATGACGGCGTTACGAAGACCAAGATGTGGTGTAAAAGATGCGCCAGTGGAAGAACGGAGTGTCGAAGCACATGTCTTGAAGAGAAATAAAAGATATACAATAAATTGGCATAAGTGGGATAACAGGTTTATTAAATATAG GATCCTGAATTACCCAACCGATAGTGAACTTACCAACGCACAAGTAGACGAAGCTGTGGATAGAGCAGTCGAACAGTTCAGTAATGTTACAAGATTGATCTTCAAAAAAATCACCGACAACGGATATGCagacattttcatcaaattcgaGTCTTGGAATCACGGCGATGGTTATCCATTTGATGGGCCTAATGGTACTGTGGCACATGCATTCGTGCCCGAAGGAATCTATGGAGATTATGATGGCGATGTTCATTTTGATGATTCCGAAGATTTTACACACGAAGGCGAAAAAG GTTACAATTTGTATCAAGTAGCACTTCATGAAATTGGTCATAGTCTTGGGCTTGAACATTCGTGGGTGGATGGTGCCGTCATGATTCCCGATTACCCTGGGTATAACGCATCTTATGCATTGACAAATGACGAGATACGGGCACTCCAACTTTTGTATG GACCAAGGATACCGATTTCGAATGGCAAACCCTTGAATCCTGACGCACCATGTAACCTGGCATATGATGCTGCGACTATGATCGATAACAAACTCTTTGTCTTTAAG GATAACAGATACTGGCGACTTACAGACTTTGAGACTCTCTTGTCGTATAAGAAGGGACAATCAATCAAGAAGCGTTTTCGTGGTGTTCCAACTCCAATTGACGCCATCTATCAGCGTCCCCAAGATGGAAATGTGCTCATTTTTAAAG GTTCACAGTATTGGATGTATAATAAGCGAGATATTGTACCATCTTATCCGAGGTCAGTGACAGACCTAGGTCTTCCTGACAACCTAGATGCTGCCATCATTCTTGATCAATGGAATAAAACATACTTTTTCAAAGATACTCAAGTTTGGAGATACGACGAAGAAAACCAAGCTATTGATTATGGCTATCCATATCATATTAGAGAGGTATGGGAAGGTACCTCCTCCAGTACATGCTGCATTCAATTTTACAGACG gtaa
- the LOC140154368 gene encoding LOW QUALITY PROTEIN: coiled-coil domain-containing protein 63-like (The sequence of the model RefSeq protein was modified relative to this genomic sequence to represent the inferred CDS: inserted 1 base in 1 codon), with product MPQPAMRREETCSALESDQRAAEDELFRLQRQYRIVEGHRKSYFEEARNLIRKQKTHIDALHRENGEVDIDLALAKSLRNISMDKGNTKTIQHLLQTYREHQKELEEELDASKQLDQELLNLERKVQEQHKSIGGYQVDSIRHVSTQKKIRVLENRLDKTIVGFNSALTDNSELRERIDHLRRERAIYDKLYKKLSREQNDLKQEISMVIEESTSAYDTRDEAQAKMAALRERSEKDQTQYNLELKELKRIIDHEQKLKAFMSTKAQERTEVKAIEAAKRKKREDKEREHGHSEEIEHYEKVFERLKTTSRDNDLDHLVHNFIQKEDVNFALFNYVNELNDETLMTQEEIKTLNNDIQEFQKQGLALDKTRQDIMKTLEVQNTRTTRQADHLEKKLKXTNKLLDHICTAIEGVFRRLNCDRSIIDEQLGSAPSISDQNVMMYLGQIECITNELLMIQNFLQLKEFRKRKAENPPPPKPQGSVVIAKLRPKPIAAISIVPPCLTEEELPGEDVPSSADELQPLTYEALKNKASRSIKKKDFTRTKPNAATKSSNGADSQQTNAENISRDGQK from the exons atgCCTCAACCAGCAATGCGACGTGAGGAGACGTGTAGTGCACTTGAGAGTGACCAGCGGGCTGCCGAGGATGAATTGTTTCGGCTGCAACGACAGTACCGTATCGTTGAAGGACATCGAAAGAGTTACTTTGAGGAGGCAAGGAACCTCATTCGGAAACAAAA GACCCATATCGATGCACTTCATCGTGAAAATGGCGAGGTGGATATTGACTTGGCTTTAGCCAAGAGTCTGCGAAATATCAGTATGGATAAGGGAAATACCAAGACCATCCAGCATTTATTGCAAACTTACCGTGAACATCAGAAAGAACTTGAGGAAGAATTAGATGCATCGAAACAACTTGATCAAGAG TTGCTGAACTTGGAAAGGAAGGTCCAGGAACAACATAAATCCATTGGAGGCTACCAGGTGGACAGTATTCGGCATGTGTCAACACAAAAGAAGATCCGGGTCCTGGAAAACAGGCTtgataag ACCATCGTGGGATTTAATTCGGCACTGACAGACAACTCGGAGCTTCGAGAACGCATTGATCATTTGAGACGTGAGAGAGCGATATATGATAAGTTATACAAAAAGCTCAGCAGAGAGCAGAATGATCTTAAACAAGAAATCAGTATGGTAATTGAAGAGTCAACATCGGCTTATGATACAAG AGACGAAGCTCAAGCCAAGATGGCAGCACTTCGTGAGCGAAGCGAGAAGGATCAAACTCAGTACAATCTTGAACTGAAAGAGTTGAAGCGAATCATTGACCATGAACAGAAGCTGAAAGCATTCATGTCCACCAAGGCACAAGAACGGACCGAAGTCAAGGCAATAGAAGCTGCTAAGCGAAAGAAAAGAG AGGACAAAGAGAGAGAACATGGTCATTCTGAAGAAATTGAACATTATGAGAAAGTCTTTGAACGTCTGAAGACAACGTCACGCGACAACGACCTGGACCATCTTGTACACAACTTCATACAGAAGGAAGATGTGAACTTTGCACTCTTTAACTATGTGAATGAGTTAAATGATGAAACGTTGATGACGCAGGAAGAAATCAAAACATTGAATAACGACATCCAGGAATTTCAGAAGCAAGGATTAGCATTAGACAAGACAAGACAGGATATCATGAAAACGTTGGAA GTTCAAAATACCCGCACCACGCGTCAAGCTGATCACCTTGAGAAGAAATTAA GAACCAACAAACTTCTGGATCATATTTGTACTGCAATTGAAGGCGTATTTCGACGATTAAATTGTGATCGATCTATAATCGATGAGCAACTTGGATCCGCACCCAGTATTAGTGATCAGAATGTCATGATGTATCTCGGTCAGATTGAGTGCATCACCAACGAGCTGCTTATGATTCAGAATTTCCTGCAACTAAAG GAATTCAGGAAGCGCAAGGCCGAGAACCCGCCTCCACCCAAACCTCAAGGCAGTGTCGTCATTGCTAAACTACGTCCTAAACCGATTGCAGCCATCAGCATTGTACCCCCTTGCCTTACCGA GGAAGAACTTCCAGGCGAAGATGTACCGTCCTCTGCCGATGAACTGCAACCTTTGACCTATGAAGCACTAAAAAACAAAGCTAGTAGAAGTATCAAGAAAAAAGACTTCACACGTACCAAACCAAATGCAGCAACTAAATCCAGCAACGGGGCTGATAGTCAACAGACAAATGCAGAAAATATCAGTAGAGATggacaaaaataa